Genomic window (Bacillus vallismortis):
AGCCCGTATTTCTCTTTGACGTGCTCCGGTGTGTAAAATTCAACATCGGTAATTCCTTTTCTCGTAATGGCAACTGTCGTTTTGTCTGTTGCCAGCTGAGTTAAATCCTTATCTCCTGAGAAAACCTTTACTTCAAATCCGTCTTTTTCAGCCGATTTGGCCAAAGTGCCGATAATATCATCGGCTTCGTATTGTTCCAGTTCGTAGCGGCTGATCTGATACGCATCCAGCAGCTCACGGATAAACGGCATTTGTTCGGAAAGCTCAGGCGGGGTTTTCTGTCTGCCGCCTTTATATTCTTTAAATGTGCCGTGACGAAATGTTGTTTTCCCGGCATCAAATGCAACCAGCATGTGCGTCGGTTTTTCATCCTCAAGCATCTTCATCAAAATCATCGCAAAGCCGTATACGGCATTCGTATGAACACCTTTATCATTGCTTAACAGCGGCAAGGCAAAAAACGCTCGGTAAGCCAAACTGTTTCCGTCTACAAGCACTAATTTTTTTCGTTCCGTCATTCAATATCCTCCTAAGAAGCCTCAGGCTTCCGTTCATCTCTTACATAGTCATTCGCTCCTCTTATTTTAACAAAGTTCAATTTGAAAGGAAAATGACGTGAACTAAAAGAGAAGACACAAAAAAGGACGGGAACACAAAAAGGTTCCCGCCGTCAAAATTGGCTCCTTGGATGAAGGGGTTCTACTACATCCTACCAGCATAGGTTTAACAGTGCATGAAGATATTGTTAAACCTTTGTAAACATTAGGCGGATTTTTCAGCAGCACGTTTCAGCGTCACGGTAAAGACGGTTCCCCGTCCAGGCTCGCTTGTGACATCGATTTTCCCTTCATGAGCCTCTATTAAATGCTTGACGATCGCAAGGCCTAAGCCTGTTCCGCCAGAATTCCTGCTTCTGTCTTTATCTACACGGTAAAAACGTTCGAAGATACGCGGAATTTCTTCTTTCTGAATTCCGATTCCGGAATCGGCAACTTCAATTTGAATGTTTTTTTCTCCGGGCTTTACATTGATAGCTACAGAGCCCCCCTCAGGCGTGTAGGTTAACGCATTGTTTACGAGATTAAGAAATACCTGTTTCAGCCTGTGCGGGTCACCCGATACATAGAGCGGATCTTTCGGGACATTCAGTTGTAAGGAGATGCCTTTCTCATCGGCCTTATGCTTTAGAAGCGTTTCAATTTCACTAAGCATTTTGGTCGACTCAAACTTTTCGATGCTGAGCATGAAATTTTGCTGCTCTATTTTTGAGAGATCGAGCAGATCCTGAACCAAAGACTGAAGCCTTTCGCTTTCCTTTAGAATAATAGAGAGAAACTCAGAAAGCGCCTCTTTGTCCTCCATCGCCCCGTCCAATAACGTCTCCGTAAACCCTTTAATAGACGTAATCGGCGTTTTCAGCTCATGAGATACATTGGCCACAAAATCCTTTCTCATCTGCTCTAATTTCTTGGTCTCCGTCATGTCATGGAAAACGAGCACAATTCCTTTCCATTCATCGTCCGGTCCCATAATCGGAACGCCGTCAACCTCAAAATAACGCCGTTCAATCTTGATCGTAAGCCTTAACAGCTTGCATTTCTTTGTCTCCGTCATAAAAATGTCTTCGACAAGCTGGATCACTTCTTCATGTTCAAATGCATCATGATAAAGACGGCGCATCATCTGATTCGGATTGATATGGAACTGCTTGGCGTAAGACCTGTTCACGAGATTGATAAAACCTCTTCCATCAATCATAATCAGCCCGGAGCCAATATTTTCAATGACTGTTAACAGCCGGTCTCGCTGCATTTCTTGCGTTCTCGTCATTTCCATCAGATCAACGGCAAGGCTGTTCATCGCACGGCCGAGCTTATCAGAGCGCCTGATATAGCCGCCGTACGTTCTGGCATCGTAGTTTCCCTTGGACAATTCTGTTGCTACATTTGTCGCTGCTTCAATTGATCTTTTGTAACGTGAGGTCATGCTGGAATAAAAATAAATAATGACGATAAATGCGGTACAAAGACTGGCCGTCAGCATCCCCCACATTTCGCCTTTCAAGCCGTAGCTTTTTTCAGAGGCAGAAAGCAGCACATATCCTGTTTTTTCACCTTCGCTTCTAAGCGAAAGTCCGTAATAAAGCTTGTTATTTGCTTTTGAAAGAACACCCTCATGGCCAGAAACAAGCGCCTGCACCTTTTGAGAATCTGCCGCTACCCCGTTTGACCCGTACAGCACCTTGCCGTCTGTATCGATAACGGATGCGCTCACATCGAGCGCGCCGCCTGCATCTTTAATGATTTTCTTATTTTCTTGATCATTCAGATTGCCGGCATCAAGAAGCGAAGCCATGTATTTGGCTTCTTTTTCAATGTGTTCCTCTGCTTTCCTTTGACCAGTTGTTTCAAAGAGCTGCTGCAAAAACAGCCCGAGGACACTAAACACCAGAATCATACAGACTACAAGTACAGAAAAAAGGCGCACACGGTATTTATTCATTCATTTTTGGCTCCTCCAGTTTATAGCCCAATCCCCTAATCGTTTTGATATAGATCGGTTTTTTTGTATTGCTTTCAATTTTGTCGCGGAGATGGCTGATATGCACATCAACAATTCTCGTATCTCCGGCAAAATCATAATTCCAGACAGCGCTCAGCAGCAAATCTCTCGTCAGCACTCTGCCTTTATGTCTGCCCAAATACAGCAGCAGTTCGAACTCTTTCGGTGTCAGCTCAAGCTGATTGTCTTTAAAGTACGCTTCATAATGATCAGGCAGAATTTTCAGTTCGCCAATGACGATCTGGCCTTCCATTTCATCATTCTTCATTTCACTAGAGGGCGCAGCCATTTCGGAACGCCTTAAAATCGCTTTAACTCTTGCATTCACTTCCCTTGGACTGAACGGCTTGGTCATATAATCATCAGCACCGAGCTCGAGTCCTAATACTTTGTCGAATTCCTCATCCTTCGCTGTCAGCATTAGAATCGGAAACATCAGTTTTTGCTGTCTAAGCTGCTTGCACACTTCGATTCCGTCCAGTTTTGGAAGCATCACATCCAGCACAATCAAATCAGGCTTCTCTGTTTCCGCTTTTTTGAGTGCTTCTTCCCCGTCCGAGGCGGTAATGACATCATAGCCTGACCGTTCCAAATTGTACTGCAAAAGAGTAACAATAGATTCTTCATCATCCACAACTAAAATTTTCTTGTTCATGCTGTGCCTCCAGTATTAAATTCCCCGACATCCTATTTCTCTATTTTATGTCATCTTAACATGTTTCATGATTTTATTTTAGCGAAAGCAGGATATTCCGGCAATTCGCCTTTTATATCATTTTTAAACGAAATAAAGAATTTTCTGATAACGCTTACATTTATAACAAAAAGAGAAAGGCTCTATCAAGCAAGCCTTTCTCTCTTTTTACTATGATAATACTTTCATGACATTTTTGACAGATTCAACTGATTGATTCAGCTGTGCTCTTTCATAATCTGTCAGTTCAAGTTCAATAATTTGCTCAAGACCGTTGCCGCCTACAATTGTAGGAACACCAAGGTAGATGCCTTCATAGCCGTATTCTCCTTCAAGATAAGCAATTGTAGGAAGGACGCGGCGCTGATCTTTCAAGATCGCTTCGACCATTTCTGCCAGAGAAGCCGCAGGCGCATAGTACGCGCTTCCGTTTCCAAGAAGATTCACGATTTCGCCTCCGCCTTTTCTTGTGCGCTCCACAATGGCGTCAATCCGTTCTTTCGGGATAAGAGTTTCAAGCGGGATACCGCCGGCATAAGAATAACGCACAAGCGGCACCATATCGTCACCGTGTCCGCCAAGAACGAAACCTGTCACGTCTTTGACTGATAGGTTTAATTCTTCTGCCACAAATGTTCTGAATCTTGCCGTATCAAGCACACCGGACTGGCCGATGACGCGCTCTTTAGGGAAACCTGATTCTTTGTACACCGCGTATGTCATTGCATCAACAGGATTTGTCAGCACCACAATGATAGACTCAGGAGAATATTTCACGATTTCTCGTGTAACGCTTCTCATAATTTTTTCGTTTGTAGAGACTAGATCATCTCTGCTCATACCAGGTTTTCTAGCGATACCTGCTGTAATGACAATAATGTCAGAACCCGCTGTATCCTCATAATTGGATGTTCCAGTAACTTTCGCGTCAAAGCCTTGAACAGGGCTTGCTTCAAGCATATCAAGCGCTTTTCCCTTTGTCGGGTTCTCCAATTGCGGAATATCAACAAGCACAACGTCTGCCAATTCTTTTTGAGCGATTAAAAATGCGGTTGTCGCTCCGGTAAAACCTGCTCCGATAACAGAAACTTTTTTACGAGTATTTCCCATGTCTCTCTTCTCCTTTATGGCTAATTTTAGGCTGTTTCCTTGCTTAGTCCATGTTTTTAATCAGTTCTTCACCGAACTCTGAACATTTCACTTCAGTCGCACCGTCCATTAATCTGGCAAAATCGTAAGTTACGACTTTAGAAGCGATTGTGTTTTCCATAGATTTGATAACCAAATCAGCCGCTTCATTCCATCCTAAATGCTCAAGAAGCAGAACGCCTGAAAGAATAACTGAAGATGGGTTTACTTTATCAAGGCCCGCATATTTAGGAGCCGTTCCGTGCGTCGCCTCAAAAATCGCATGTCCTGTTTCATAGTTAATGTTTGCTCCAGGTGCAATACCGATTCCGCCGACTTGTGCAGCAAGAGCGTCAGAAATATAGTCTCCGTTAAGGTTCATTGTCGCAACAACATCAAATTCGCTTGGACGTGTTAGGATCTGCTGAAGGAAAATATCAGCGATGCTGTCTTTGATAATGATTTTGCCTGCTGCTTCTGCTTCGCTTTGCGCTTTATTAGCGGCATCTTTTCCGTCTTTTTCAGCAATGCGGTCATATTCAGCCCATGTGAAGACTTTATCGCCATACTCTCTCTCTGCAAGTTCATAGCCCCAGTTTTTGAAGGCGCCTTCTGTGAACTTCATGATGTTTCCTTTGTGAACAAGCGTTACAGACTTGCGGCCGCGCTCGATCGCATAATCAATTGCTGCTCTGACCAACCGGCTTGTTCCTTCTTCAGAAACAGGCTTAATGCCGATACCTGATGTCTCAGGGAAACGGATTTTGTTGACGTTTAACTCATTTTGCAAGAAGCTGATGAGCTTTTGCACTTCTTCAGAACCTTTTGCGTACTCGATGCCTGCGTAAATATCTTCTGTATTTTCACGGAAGATGACCATATCAGTATCTTCAGGGCGTTTTACCGGTGACGGCACCCCGTTAAAGTATCTTACAGGTCTTAAGCAGACGAATAGGTCAAGCTCTTGTCTGAGCGCTACGTTCAAAGAGCGGATACCGCCGCCGACAGGTGTCGTTAACGGCCCTTTAATCGCGATGAAATATTCACGGATAACATCTAATGTTTCAGCTGGCAGCCACTCACCTGTTTTATTATAAGCCTTTTCTCCGGCATAAACTTCTTTCCACGTGATTTTCTTTTCGCCTTTGTATGCTTTTTCAACTGCTGCTTCCAAAACCTTTGAAGCAGCGTTCCAAATATCAGGACCGATTCCGTCTCCTTCGATAAACGGGATAATCGGATTGTTTGGTACGTTTAATACTCCGTTAGAGACTGTAATTTTTTCACCTTGTGCCACAATAAAAACCTCCCAGTATGTAATTCATATTTAGAAAACATTTTATTTTTCTTCTATAAAAAACAAAATGATTTTTCCCAATATTCAATTTAAATTGTAAACCACTTTTGCTGTTCTGAACAAGAGGCTAACTTCATTAACGCAAGCCAGCCTCCAATGGTTCTTTAGGCTCTTTCTTCAACCGGAACGAAAGTTTGTTTGTCAGGGCCTGTGTAATCTGCGCGCGGGCGGATCAGACGGTTGTTGTCATACTGCTCAAGAATATGAGCGATCCAGCCGGACATTCTGCTTACAGCAAAAATGGGTGTAAACAAATCATGGTCAATGCCGAGGCTGTGGTAAACAGAAGCCGAATAGAAATCAACGTTAGGCGGCAGCTTTTTCTCTGATGTGACGATCTCTTCTATACGAATCGACATCTCATACCATTTGCTTTCGCCTGTCAGGTTGGTCAGTCGCTTGCTCATTTCTTTTAAATGTTTGGCGCGCGGATCGCCATGCTTATAAACGCGATGGCCGAACCCCATTATTTTTTCTTTCTTTTCCATCTTGGTGCGAACGTAAGGTTCTGCATTCTCCACTTCGCCGATCTCTGTCAGCATTTTCATGACAGCTTCGTTTGCACCGCCATGAAGCGGCCCCTTAAGTGCGCCGATCGCTGCAGTAATTCCTGAATAGATATCCGAA
Coding sequences:
- the phoP gene encoding two-component system response regulator PhoP → MNKKILVVDDEESIVTLLQYNLERSGYDVITASDGEEALKKAETEKPDLIVLDVMLPKLDGIEVCKQLRQQKLMFPILMLTAKDEEFDKVLGLELGADDYMTKPFSPREVNARVKAILRRSEMAAPSSEMKNDEMEGQIVIGELKILPDHYEAYFKDNQLELTPKEFELLLYLGRHKGRVLTRDLLLSAVWNYDFAGDTRIVDVHISHLRDKIESNTKKPIYIKTIRGLGYKLEEPKMNE
- the icd gene encoding NADP-dependent isocitrate dehydrogenase gives rise to the protein MAQGEKITVSNGVLNVPNNPIIPFIEGDGIGPDIWNAASKVLEAAVEKAYKGEKKITWKEVYAGEKAYNKTGEWLPAETLDVIREYFIAIKGPLTTPVGGGIRSLNVALRQELDLFVCLRPVRYFNGVPSPVKRPEDTDMVIFRENTEDIYAGIEYAKGSEEVQKLISFLQNELNVNKIRFPETSGIGIKPVSEEGTSRLVRAAIDYAIERGRKSVTLVHKGNIMKFTEGAFKNWGYELAEREYGDKVFTWAEYDRIAEKDGKDAANKAQSEAEAAGKIIIKDSIADIFLQQILTRPSEFDVVATMNLNGDYISDALAAQVGGIGIAPGANINYETGHAIFEATHGTAPKYAGLDKVNPSSVILSGVLLLEHLGWNEAADLVIKSMENTIASKVVTYDFARLMDGATEVKCSEFGEELIKNMD
- the mdh gene encoding malate dehydrogenase codes for the protein MGNTRKKVSVIGAGFTGATTAFLIAQKELADVVLVDIPQLENPTKGKALDMLEASPVQGFDAKVTGTSNYEDTAGSDIIVITAGIARKPGMSRDDLVSTNEKIMRSVTREIVKYSPESIIVVLTNPVDAMTYAVYKESGFPKERVIGQSGVLDTARFRTFVAEELNLSVKDVTGFVLGGHGDDMVPLVRYSYAGGIPLETLIPKERIDAIVERTRKGGGEIVNLLGNGSAYYAPAASLAEMVEAILKDQRRVLPTIAYLEGEYGYEGIYLGVPTIVGGNGLEQIIELELTDYERAQLNQSVESVKNVMKVLS
- the phoR gene encoding sensory box histidine kinase PhoR, whose protein sequence is MNKYRVRLFSVLVVCMILVFSVLGLFLQQLFETTGQRKAEEHIEKEAKYMASLLDAGNLNDQENKKIIKDAGGALDVSASVIDTDGKVLYGSNGVAADSQKVQALVSGHEGVLSKANNKLYYGLSLRSEGEKTGYVLLSASEKSYGLKGEMWGMLTASLCTAFIVIIYFYSSMTSRYKRSIEAATNVATELSKGNYDARTYGGYIRRSDKLGRAMNSLAVDLMEMTRTQEMQRDRLLTVIENIGSGLIMIDGRGFINLVNRSYAKQFHINPNQMMRRLYHDAFEHEEVIQLVEDIFMTETKKCKLLRLTIKIERRYFEVDGVPIMGPDDEWKGIVLVFHDMTETKKLEQMRKDFVANVSHELKTPITSIKGFTETLLDGAMEDKEALSEFLSIILKESERLQSLVQDLLDLSKIEQQNFMLSIEKFESTKMLSEIETLLKHKADEKGISLQLNVPKDPLYVSGDPHRLKQVFLNLVNNALTYTPEGGSVAINVKPGEKNIQIEVADSGIGIQKEEIPRIFERFYRVDKDRSRNSGGTGLGLAIVKHLIEAHEGKIDVTSEPGRGTVFTVTLKRAAEKSA